TACAGGACCACCGGCACGATCTCGCCGTCCGGCGTGCTGAACACCCGCTCCTGCGGCACCGGCAGGAACGCCGAGGGCAGCTCCGGCTGCGGCGTCAGGTCCGTCACCGCGCCGCCGGGGGAAACGCGCACGACAGCGGCTTCCCGCGCCGGACCGCCCGCCACGCCCACGACCGCATCGCCGAGCGCCGCGAACGCCGTGCTCGACCAGGCCGTCAGGTCCCCGGCCAGCGGCGTCACCGAGCCGTCCGCCTCGTCGAGCACGGCCAGCCGCCCCGACGCCAGCACCGCGTGCCGCCCGCCGCCGAGCGGCGCGAACCACCGCGACCCGGGCTTCCACAGCGGCCCGCCCAGCTCCCGCTCCACCGGCGCGACGTTCACCACCGATCCGTCCAGCCCGACCCGGTGAAGGTTCCACCAGCCGTCCGGGTCGAGCAGCGCCAGCAACGCCGAGGGCGTTTCCCACTCGACCTGGCACACCGCGACGTCCGCGCCGCCGGCCAGCACCCGGTGCGGCCCGAACGAGCCGTCCTCGGCGACGGGCGCGACGCACAGCTCGGTGCCGTCCCACGGCATCGCCGGGTGGTCCCAGCCGAACCAGGCCGCGTGCCGGCCGTCCGGCGACAGTTTCGGCACGGTCAGGAACCGGTGGCTCGCGGCCAGCACCCGCTCCGCCCCGCCGGAAAGCGCGATCGCCACCAGCTCCCGCTCGACGTCGGAGGGACGCGGGCCGGCACTCCGCTCCCGCACCGCCCACACCTCGCCGGGCCGTCCCGCCCGCAGATCGCCGTAGCGGACGCCCTGAGGCTCCGGCGGGTCCGGTGTGAGCGGCACGACTCCGGTTTCGCTCTGCGCGTACACGCGCTGATCGGCCCAGTGCGTGAACACCACCACGCCACTGGCCACCGCCCACGGCCGCCCGCCGTACTCGTGCAGCCGGTTGCGGACGTTCCACGGCGCGCCCAGCACGTCCTCGGTCCCGCCGGGCACCGCCCGCACCAGCTCGACCCGGCCCTGCTCACCGGGCCGCGCCTCGGCCCACCACACCTCGTCCCCGACGACGTCGAGCCACTGCGGGCCGCCGCCGGCGGCGGCCACCTCGGCGGCGGTGATGGGCGAGGACCAGGTTCCGTACGGGGAGATCCGAGACACGTCCCGAGGCTAGCGGGCCCGCGAACCATGGGGCGGCGGATGCCGATCATGCGCCGGTGGCCTAGGGTCGACAGTGCTATGTCTCGCGTAATCCACGTCTTCCGCCAGCCGGATCGGTTCGTCGCCGGCACCGTCGGCGAGCCCGGCGATCGTACTTTCTACCTCCAGGCGTCCGAGGACGTGCGCACGATCAGCGTCACCATCGAAAAACAGCAGGTCGTCGTCCTCGCGGAGCGTCTCAGCTCACTGCTCGAGGAAGTCGCCAGCCGCTTCGGCGCCGACGTGCCCGACGACGTCCCCGACGACCTCGTCGACGTCGACCCCCTCACCGTGCCGGTCGAGGAGGAGTTCCGCGTCGGCACCATGGGGCTGGGCTGGGACGCCGACAGCAGCGCGGTCGTCATCGAGCTGCTCGCCATCACCGAGGGCGAGGTCGACGAAACGGTCGTGCTCGACGACACCGAGGAAGGCCCGGACGCCGTCCGCGTCTTCCTCAGCCCGGCCGCCGCCCGCGCCTTCGCCGAGCGCGCCGACCGCGTCGTCAACGCCGGTCGCAAACCGTGCCCGCTGTGCGGCGAGCCGCTCGACCCGGCCGGGCACATCTGCCCCCGGCAGAACGGCTACCGGCGCGACACCGACGCGGGCGAAGACTGACCATGGCCGCGACCCCCGATCCGGCCGACCCGGCGTCCCGCGAGCTGGTCACCCACGGCCGCATCGACGTCGAAGGGCGGCTGGTGGACGCCTCCAACGTCACGCTCTTCTGCGCCATCGAGCTCGACGGCGTCACGGGCCGGGTCGTGTACAAGCCGGTGTCGGGGGAGCGGCCGCTGTGGGACTTCCCCGACGGCACCCTGGCCGGGCGCGAAGTCGCCACCGCGATCGTCGCCGACGCCACCGGCCTCGGCGCGATCCCGCCCACCGTGCTGCGCGACGGCCCGTTCGGCCCCGGCATGGTCCAGCTGTGGATCGAGACCACCGAAGACGACCTTGTGGAAGTCCTGCCGCCCGACGACGTCCCCGACGGCTGGCGCCCGGTGCTGCACGCCCACGACCGGCTCGGCGAACCCGCGGTGCTGGCCCACGCGAACCACCCCGGGCTGCGCGACCTCGCCGTGCTCGACATCGTCGTCAACAACACCGACCGCAAGGGCGGGCACCTCCTGCCCGGCGTCGACGGCCGCGTCTACGGCGTCGACCACGGCATCTGCCTGCACACCGACCCGAAGCTGCGGACCGTCCTGTGGGGCTGGATCGGCGAGCCCGTGCCCCCGGACACCGTCGAGAAGCTCCGCAAACTGCGCTCGGAGCTCGACGGCGAGCTCGGCGAGACGCTTTCCGAGCACATCACCGGCTTCGAGGTCAGGGCGCTCGCCGAACGCACCGACCTGCTGCTTTCCGAGGGCATCTTCCCCGCACCCGGCGACGACTGGCGCGCGATCCCGTGGCCCCTGTTCTGATCGACGACCCGGCCCGCGCGCGATTGGCCGACCGCTTCGGCGCGGAGCTGGCCGAGCCGTGGTGCGACGCGCTCCCGGACCTGGTCGCCCGGCTGACCGCGAAGTGGGGACTGGAAGTCCGTGAGGCCCGGCCCGGCAACACCGGCCGGACGCTGCTGTGCACCGGCCCCGGCGGTGACCTGCGGGTCCTCAAGCTGACCCCGGATCCCGAAGTCGCCCGGCTCGAGTTCGCCGGGCTGAGCGCCTGGGCCGGGTGCGCCCGCGTCGTCCAGGTGCTCGACGCCGACCTCGACGCCCACGCCATCCTGCTGGAAGGCCTGGTCCCGGGCACCCAGCTGGACGGCGACGTCCCGTGGGCCGAGATCGGCGAGCTGCTCGGCCAGCTGCACTCCGTCGAACCACGCGGGGAGTTCCGGCGGCTGGCCGACGGCATCGAGTTCATCTTCGGCCTCTCCGAACG
This window of the Amycolatopsis balhimycina FH 1894 genome carries:
- a CDS encoding aminoglycoside phosphotransferase family protein, producing MAPVLIDDPARARLADRFGAELAEPWCDALPDLVARLTAKWGLEVREARPGNTGRTLLCTGPGGDLRVLKLTPDPEVARLEFAGLSAWAGCARVVQVLDADLDAHAILLEGLVPGTQLDGDVPWAEIGELLGQLHSVEPRGEFRRLADGIEFIFGLSERRRRESPAAQHLSADVLAKGRARALELAGSGPVTLIHGDLHPGNVLDAGPGRGAVAIDPRPGLGDPSLDAIDFVFVPMAAGGTIDDGIAALAPHVADFDAERVRAWCVAMAPLVALGPLRRGERTPFTDAVLELAR
- a CDS encoding SCO1664 family protein, translating into MAATPDPADPASRELVTHGRIDVEGRLVDASNVTLFCAIELDGVTGRVVYKPVSGERPLWDFPDGTLAGREVATAIVADATGLGAIPPTVLRDGPFGPGMVQLWIETTEDDLVEVLPPDDVPDGWRPVLHAHDRLGEPAVLAHANHPGLRDLAVLDIVVNNTDRKGGHLLPGVDGRVYGVDHGICLHTDPKLRTVLWGWIGEPVPPDTVEKLRKLRSELDGELGETLSEHITGFEVRALAERTDLLLSEGIFPAPGDDWRAIPWPLF
- a CDS encoding prolyl oligopeptidase family serine peptidase translates to MSRISPYGTWSSPITAAEVAAAGGGPQWLDVVGDEVWWAEARPGEQGRVELVRAVPGGTEDVLGAPWNVRNRLHEYGGRPWAVASGVVVFTHWADQRVYAQSETGVVPLTPDPPEPQGVRYGDLRAGRPGEVWAVRERSAGPRPSDVERELVAIALSGGAERVLAASHRFLTVPKLSPDGRHAAWFGWDHPAMPWDGTELCVAPVAEDGSFGPHRVLAGGADVAVCQVEWETPSALLALLDPDGWWNLHRVGLDGSVVNVAPVERELGGPLWKPGSRWFAPLGGGRHAVLASGRLAVLDEADGSVTPLAGDLTAWSSTAFAALGDAVVGVAGGPAREAAVVRVSPGGAVTDLTPQPELPSAFLPVPQERVFSTPDGEIVPVVLYPPRNPEFAAPDGERPPLLVDVHGGPTGQHLPMLDLEIAYFTSRGIGVAAVNYGGSTGFGRAYRERLREQWGVVDVADCVAVAEALVAAGLADGARLGIRGGSAGGFTAAASLTTTKTYRAGTVMYPVLDLAGWTGTEGETHDFESRYLDGLIGPLPATRQRYLERSPLANTGSLAGPVLFQQGLEDRICPPEQADRFVAELAGRGIPYAYQRFAGEQHGFRLAETIVAALEAELSFYGQVFGFDTPGVARLELSR
- a CDS encoding DUF3090 family protein, whose product is MSRVIHVFRQPDRFVAGTVGEPGDRTFYLQASEDVRTISVTIEKQQVVVLAERLSSLLEEVASRFGADVPDDVPDDLVDVDPLTVPVEEEFRVGTMGLGWDADSSAVVIELLAITEGEVDETVVLDDTEEGPDAVRVFLSPAAARAFAERADRVVNAGRKPCPLCGEPLDPAGHICPRQNGYRRDTDAGED